The genomic DNA ACGCTCGCAACTAGACCTCTCTACTCTTTCCTCGAAATAAGGATAGCAAGCATCACGGCTGAATTATGGGAACGAGCACATAGATTTAAAAGATATCAAGTACTTTgtaaattaggaaacgacaattGTACGAcaacttttaattataaatttattgtgtcaaataatttgatatttaaGCTCAAGTTCTTTTTACTGAACGTTGTGAGCAACACGATTTTGGCTTAATTTTATGAAGAACACAATTAATGCTTTTACTTATGCAATATTTTGTTCTATGTTTGAACATCGTTTGTTATTGAAAGAGTGTAATTTCCATTACTTTAGTTATTAAAAACGATTTAAGTTTCTCGTAAAGGATACCGCATTTCACTACGACTCATGATAAGAATATCAAGTGTGATAACATTTTAAATGTGGCCAAAAGAACGGATGCTgagaacaaaaatattttttcctttacTTTATGTACAGTTCCAAGTTGCCCCTCTGGGGTCCCGGGTTACCGATTTCCCGGTCCTCCCAGGAAAGTTTCCCGGGGTTTCCAGGTTCTTGGTTCTGCCCAGTGAAATTAAAGCTAAAATAACAAATTCCGTTATATATTAAGTTCATaacttattataattttaggATATAACGTGAGCTTGGCAATGATAAGGTTTAAATACTAAATTTAAAACTGATTAATTTTGTGTAATAAttttaactatatttaaaattgcACATTTTTTCCGTAGGTGGTGCTGCTGCAATCACGTGGTTGAACACGAACAATTCTGCGCACTCCATGTGACTGCATGAAAAGAACCGCCAAATAGTATTCGGAAAATCAACGAAATTAAagtgaaattgttttaaaaaactttATAATGACTAAAATTTGTTGCATATGTGATAAAACAGATTGTTCGTACAAGTGTCCCATATGCAAAATACCATAGTAAGTACATTAAAGGTTATGTGTATAATTATCATAGTGCAGTTGATCTATTCATTTAATCATCCATTCTTTTTCGCATAAGTTTTATATTAAGGTTTTACCGATGTATTTAAtacgaaaaattaataaatatttttcatgtttATGTTAGTTGTTCTGTAGTTTGCTATAAGGAGCATAAAGAAAGTAATTGCCAGCCAGAGGAATCTCAGCAAGGTGAAGTTAAAGAAGATAAACCAGAACTTATCAAGTATGAATTTCCTACAGAGGATACAGTTCCCATTGAAAAACTAGAACAATTGCGTTATAATGAGGATTTGAGAAATTGTTTAAAGAATCCTCATGTAAGAAATATCATGCGTGCAATTTTGACTGACAAAAATCCAACAAAGGTTATTGCTTTGGCTATGACTGAACCAATATTTGTGGAAATGGCAAATGAGTGCTTAAAAGTTGTAGAACCACCAGTTGATGATCAACCATGTTGATACGCATAGAACTGCATAAAGTTGGACCAAAACTGGACCATCATTATATACTGTGATACTATTGAAATTGGTACATTACAAAGGAAGGTATAAAAATGACATACTCCTTACAACCTTATGTTACAATACTAATTTTAGGATAGAGAGATACCAAATTAGAATAAGTTTTCCATCAATCTTTTTatcaaatgtttattaaaaaattaattaatttatgtaattattaaacgTGAAAGtacataaatgtacattgatgatAATTTGACATTTTAACACATACATGTACAGACAAATGacacttttttaaaaaatttgtttacaaaAAATTGCGAAGTGttaaaaaagatattaataatgaaaCGAAATGTAATTTTCGAGATCCGTCGGTATATCTGTCCCATCTAGTTCCTTTTGGAGGGAGTGATATCTCTTCCTAACGTGAAATGCTGCCATTTTTGGTTGTCTCTCCCTCGTGAATATGCCTTTTTTATTGCCGCCTACTCTAATGAATGCTATATACGAATCTAATTAAGTTTTATTGtcatttgattaaaatttcttatatcgaattataatttcttatattcACTTACTTTGAGCTGTTCTGAAATCTGCAAAATTCCAAATAAATTCTCCAATGAAGAAACCTTTGTTTCTTAATTGATCGAAAGCTTCGAAATGTCTAGAGAACACTTCTTTCTGATATTCTTCGCTCCATACATATTCGGGCAACTAAAAGATCGTAACATAATATAGTGCAACAAAATTAATGTAACATCGAGCGTAAACCTCGTAAAcctgaatttttaaaaactatcagatataaaaaattaaagaaaaagaaaatgtaatcgCTTTTTGATTCTtttgaaatattgtaattattaaaaaacatacTTCGTGTAATCCAGACATAGTATCAGCTCCATACTCGGACATAAGTACAGGCttgttatattttttattccagGCCTCCGCTTCTCCTATAACTCGGTTCGTTATTGTATCCAATCTACCTGGGTTATTGTACCAAGCATTGTAACGATTAAAACTAATCACATCAAGATATTCCCCGGCCTTATCCTCCTACAAATGAATCGTCCTCGCTATAGTTATATTGTATTAATCGagtgtttcatattttttaaggaACGTAGGAGCAACAGCTTCGTGGAGGTTCATGTATTGTGaagatgtaaaataataaaataaaagtaacctGAACTGATCGTGCCATAGCAATAGTAACTGGCCTGGTAGGATCGAGTGCTTTCGTGTGATGAGCCACCTGTTTAAAATATTCTCCAGCTTCTGATAGCTGCGTCCTAGGCTCGTTTGCGATCGACCACATGATCACCGAAGGACGGTTCTTGTCTCTCCTTATAAGCTCGGATAATGAGTCCTTATGACGCGAAAGGAGGATCGGCGTAAAGTTCTCGGTGTCCACGGACGGGCACTCGTCGATAATCAAAAAACCTAATCTTTaatgaaataaagtaaaatGTTATTAGTCCTGAAATCCACTTTTTTATCAAACGATATtcctttttatatttaacaGTAATATGTAAACTTTTGtaatatgcaaaatgttaaagttAGAATCACCGGTCAGCCACGTCGAGGACTTCGTCGCTGTAAGGATAATGGCTAGTCCTGTAGGCATTTGCACCGACCCATTGTAATAATTCATGATCCCTGGCTACGGTAACCAAGTCCAGACCACGTCCTCTTATGATCGAATCCTCGTGCCTACCGAATCCTCTCATGTACAGGGGCTTATCGTTCAACAATAAACTGGTGTTTGTCCAGGTCAATGTCCTGATACCAACCGGCATCCTGTAGACATCTACTCCGCTATCGTTCAACATGGACAGTGTGACCTAAGATTGAAATTATCTTAGCTAAACTTCCGAGGGTATTTGTACAAATAGGTAATTAAACAAAGTAATGTTCTACCTCCAAAGTGTACATGTATCCAGGGTCGGTGGACATACCCCTGGGCCACCATAGCTTAGCGGATGGTACTTTCAACGTACCGGAAAATCCGTAAACCGGCTCCTTTACGGCTACGATCTCCTCGGCATCGAGAAGGCTCACTCTACAGATAGGAATTTCATGCTCGTGTAAGCCGGCCGGTTGAATGATGTATTTTACGATACCAACATCACCGATCAATCCCGTTCTCACTGAAATGTCCTCGACGTAGACCCGTGGTTTCGTGTGTAGTAAAACAGGTCTGCACAATTCAATCTCGCGTTAGTTCAATGGTATCAAACGTATCTCGTAGGAAAGTGGTTGAATCTTGCTTTTATTTCAGGATAAATAAACTGTTCTGCACTGGTAGTTCAACTTTGTTTGTTTATCAGCGCCAATCTCATAGTTGTTGCGAACCTTTTCAACGTTCAACGACATGAATTTTCCGAAAGTTGCACAGATGGGTCAACGAGTCTATTATGCGATGTACGTTCTGTCTAGTTAATATGTTAATTGCCGTTGGAAGTCGCTGGTGATTTGCTTcgcaaatttcatttaattaaatactcGAAGGAATTCAGAACGCGCTAATGATGAAGCTTGATCGAGAGGATTCGGCATGATCATTTTTAAACTCACCTATGTATGCCAGCGTAGTTGAAGAAATCAAAAGTGTAAGACTGCAAGTGCACGGTCCCATTATCAACAGCAGTTTCAACAATTTTCCCCTGTGGTACGCTCGTCTGAAGCAAGCTGTTATCCACCGCGACGGTTATGCGATTTTTCCCCCCATAAATCAAGTAGGAGGATATATCAGCTTCGAATGGAAGGTGGCCTATTTCGTGACCGGTTACCAATCCACCGTTTATCCACTGAAATCCAAGAAGAACTTTAATTTCGTAAGTTTTATACATCATTGGTATTGGCACTGTGTTAGTCCTTTACTTACTATGAAGATATTTTTTCTGTTGATAGCGAGAAATTAGTGTAACTTACCACTTGAGCGAGGTAATTAACGGAGCCGAATCTAACGAAGACCCTTTGTTCGCGCCAAGAAGAAGGCGTGAAGAACGTTCGCTGATACCAAACAGCCCCAAGATGATCTCTCAATTCCCTCGAGGTTGTGATATCGTTGTACGACGAAGGAACAGGCATTTGCATCACTTTTCCTACCTACATGAAGCGGTACATCTACATAAATGAATCCTTGTTGATAATCTGTAATTTGCGAGATTCACATTTACGCAACACAAATTCCCATATGTTCGTGTAAAAACGTGTGAGTATTACTTCCATTTCCTTTTTAATAGTTTGATAATTATATGAACGTATAACGACACGCGGAAGTAAACCTAGTGGCGTAACCATGGGGTCAGTTGAGGATTCCGACCCCCCTAGCCGCGCAACTGGGTGAACCCATAAGACTTGTCCAagtattttcacaattatttaacaaatttaaagtttaaattcTTTGAAGCTTTGTTACGATACCTTTGACAAGTCATCGGAGAACCACGATTCTTTGTAACCCTTTAACGAATCTTCTGAGGGTGAAATTACAAAGTCCCACATGCCATCCAGGGATTTTACCTATAAAGATTCATTTACTACAAAACAgttatattgaaatatttatattcaaagaaagaagaaatgtgTTAGGACTCGTGATCGTTAGGGTGAAAAAGGGTTAACAGTGAAAAATCGATTACCTCTCGCGATTCACTTTCCCGTGGATAAAGCATGCCAGGAAGCGGCGATGGTGGAGGAAGATCTTCTTCGTGTGGTAGAGGCGAGTATTCGATCGGAGTTTCGGGGTAGGTGATCTCGGGGCCCGATTCTCCGGCCATCGCCGCGCCGATTAAAAGAAAACTTAAGCACCACATTTCTCTGTGCATTTCCTGTGATAAGAAATGAATCGCGATACAACAAtaagtaatatttatttattttattataaacagaaaaattaaattaggcAGGGACTAGGatggttaggttaggctaaccTAACCCCTAAAAATGTGAATTGGTCCTCCTGAAAATGTGAACTGGCCCCCTCGCTATTCCATGATTCTAAAATCCTACAGTATACAATTTTATACTTCTGAGGTtctgaaattctagaatttcaaaattctacagACTTGTCACTATTAATAAAGCTTAGAGATTTTTCCCAgaaaaaaatcctaattacacCAGTACAAGATGCAAGAGACTTAGTATTGACTCTCAATAATTCCAGATGTGACATTAGATCATCTTACATCAATAAGATTGCTCTATCATTACTCGGATGATCAACATTCTTTGGAACATCGCAGTCAAGTGCTACGTAATCATTTATACAAACTGATAATGCGATATCTAATGTACGCATTTCAGGATTTGTaaacaattagaaaaataatgtacAATTTTGCAATTATAGAATACATTCTGTTAATGTTAACATTAACAGAATGAATGTATTTAGCAATGATGCAAACATAGGTACACCTCGTGAGCGTCCCATAGGGTGTCGTTCACAGCAATATCGGCTTCCTGGCACGGTGCCCTCCTACGAGAGCAGACTTCCCTTCCCAAAGCATCAAATCGTTTCCTCGTACACAGTGTCGTCGTTGTCCCTAATTCTTCGGATAGATACTGCGAGAATGTAACAATTACTATAGCGATGGGAACGATGTCCTCGCGAATAGTGTCGATCTGTCCTATGGAAAACGCGTGTGCCACGTGGAAATTCTTCGAAGCGTGTTGGCACGCGTTTCTGTGGATTCTTTCCAACCACTTCGAACGATTCGAAGTTTCCTTCGTTAGATTTACTTATCATATTTCTTCAATGACATTTCGAAGGGGTTTGCTTTTGAATTTTCCTTCATCGAGGTATTGGAATGATATAACTCAGATTTTTGGGTGGAGGGCCCTGATCCcttggaaattttggaatttattaattatttattaattattttgaaatttttaaatattaacaattttagaaTGGTGAGAGGTCCAGTCCATATTTGAGGGGAGGGGGCGGGCCCACCCTCGCCCCTTTACCTAATTATATCAATGTGTGTcggtaaatttttaatttgattgtTCATCACTTTAAATTTTTCTAAGCAACTTGAGATTAGAttaacaaattttgaaaatcgtTTATCTATCTGTTGCGTTGTGAATAAACTGATTCACTAATTAATCTTATTTGTATGCTTTCCTTTATTATCTGATGAAAGCAAATTGTGATATATTAGTCATTTGAATGTTTACAATATAACATTTGAACACGGAGATTAAACCTGAGTTTTTACATTTATCATTGTTCGTTTAATTTTAAATGACCGCTGACACAAGTGATAATACTATTGTTTTCTGAAATAAtcatttcgttaaaaataaaaaagatgtgTGCCAAGAAGTTGAACCAGCAAAGAAATATTCACCAAACTGAAACGCCTTAATGAAATTTGCCAATAGAAAATGAAGAGAATGCGCTTGAACCAGGAACGAGAATCGCTGTCCTGTTAATTTTACACAAGGTTCACTGCGCGCCAAATCAGAAGAAAGACTGACACGTGTGTCAGAAGCATGATCTCTGTTCATCATTAAAATCCTTCTACGTGTGCTAAAAAAATGTGCAAAACAGTCGAGACGCTGTCTGGAGGTCGATGGAATTGTTCGAAATTCTTCGAACCGATGATGAGATAAgtctttttcctctttcgatgaaagaaaaagaaagaaaaatttcccaCTCACCTCTGCAGAGCCTTTAGATTCTTCAATTTAGTGAACAAAGTTGTCGCATTACAGTCGGGTGGAAAATGGTTGGATCGAACCACGACACCGACGGAGTTCAAGGCTCGAGAAGAGGAAGTATTAGAGCGGTTTTCAACGTTTCCGGTCGCGGTCAACGCAACATCGTTGGAACTTGGCACGTTCTCTCCTGTCGAGATCTTACACGCCACTAGACTAGAGAATCGGTTCTACCTATCTCATCGGACCGCACTGTGCCTCGCCGGCCGAGTGGCCTGCTCTTATATACGGGGTGTCCCGGTTCGATCGGTATCACCGGCCAACCGAGCAGAGATCTGATCGTCACAGCGTGTGTTTTATGATTCAACGCGCCAAACGtcgctgtggcccctttcgacttctaacctaacctatactGTTCCTTCTCTCGAACTTGCAATATTTACCGGCATTTGTTACGAAGCATCTAATTTCAAATAgctttttccttttcatttcagATATTAAGTTCTGTACGTATGCTAGTAAACGAGCCGACACACCGCCACTTTGCCCTTGTTATTTACTTATCAGTTTGACATACTTTGTCATGCTTCTAATCGGTTAAAAACTGAATGAATTAATACGTCATAAATATTGATTGCTGTAAACCTATAGTTTCAAAGTACGTGTTTCGAAAAGattctaaaaaagaaataattgtgaCGATATTGTGGTGTTTGAAAATATGGCACGTTTAAACGGGCGTAAGGGGTTATCAGTTGCGTTCTTCTCCGCGCTGCTCGTCGTTTCTTCAGTGCCGACTCGACGCGGAAGAATTTGACCGTTCTGCGCCTGGATAATGTCCAGGTGAAACTCATTTCGTGCCGCATCAGAAAAACAATGGGAACGAATGCTCGATCGGTGATTCGATCCGACTTTTCTTTTACAATGTGGtcaactaacaataagtgaCGTTACTTATCTAGTCTTTTTCAGAATTAGATGTAAGTACTTACTATAGTAACCGAAGCGAACAATCTTTCATTGCAATCTTGAGATAATTTGAGAACACGTTTTAGGTGGTTCGTGAGCGCAGAACGTCGCGTTTCAGTTACCTTgattaactttaattatttgtGTGGCAACGATTTGCACAGGCGTTTCGACGAAATGAAAGTCGAGGTACGCTTCGTCGCTGATTATTTGACTTtatctaaattttaaattagtaTTCCGTGCAAACCGAGTTTGGTTCGTTGACACTTGTGGACACTTGGTGGTTCCGGACTAGCCACTCGATGCCTGCTTTTATAAGCTTCGTTCAAGATTGTGTTATCGTGATAACAGTATTTGCAAGATTTCCTATGGGCATATACTTAAACGCTTTGTCTGATTGCGTTAAGACATTCTTTAAACACTTTTATCTATTGCAACagaatattcattattttattttacaagtaACAAACAACTGCAATTGATATATTCTTGTGTAATTCTGTGTTATCGACATATAATAATatcaatttctataaaattgttATGTGTAATTATTGTTTCATTATCGTTATCAGAAAAGAGAAGGTAGAATATTTGAGAAAATCTATTGTTAGAACACTAGATTCCCAACACTAAATTTCAACTTAAACTATGGTTTGTTTATATTAATGCAACAAAATAGGCgcatatatattttcttattagATAAATACACGCATACTTTGCTGtcagaattgaattttttaatcagtAGTATTTCGCGCGTTAGTTAGATGTTTGATCAACGCCATCTATTGAGAAGTGTTCGCGGCTGCTCTTCCGGTACCAGGCTAGAAGTTCGAGAAGGTGGCACACCAGGTTCGCATAACGCGTCGGGGTGGTAGACAAGGATAACCACGTGTATACAACAACGCCGGACATATTTACCCCGTTCTAAAGTGGTGTTACAAGTAAGTACTTTATTTTATGCGaatatttttagtaattttatgcCTGTTTCTTATAAAGTCGATGCGCGATGGCGAGATCGGTTCACCGATgctgcggcgtgaatgtgttagtgaatttgtagccaacttcactgcgacaagttcaatgcaactcggTGTACAAAAGTGTACAAAACATCATTTCAGCgtcaattataatttatttatcgcgATGCTATCTTGGAGTGAGGGTAGGTATACCTGTTCTTGTCTTACAAGCTACTCTTCTTCTTGTGCCACTTCCTCGTATTCTGCTAGCCTGCTACCGGAAGAACAGTCTCCCACACTTCTCAATAGATGGCGTTGCTTAAGCGTTTCACCGACGATAATTAGGTGAGTACATATTTGTTATACTGTTTATTCTATATTCTATATTCATAAGAGTATCTAAAGAGCAAAAAGAAATCTCGTTTCGTACATAAGCGACTAATGTTGACCGTGAAATTAATTGATGCGATATCAAGAGATTTGTAAATGAATTCTTTTGATATAACCAGTGAAGGTGGCGCTAAGaggttatatttttcaaaattattttctaattcgtTGCAATGTAGGGAAGAAGCTGACGAAGAACAAGCAGAGATAGAAAATAGATAATAATAGAGCTATCGGTAATTTTAATCGTAGGATCTCACAAAGTGAAAGGAACCTTAATAGATTATCAACGATTTTCCGGGGGACACAGAGACGAAACGCGACCTCGTTTGGATTATTTCGAGTTAGACAGTAATTGGACAGCAATCCCACTTAATTTACGAGGACAGAGGGATTCAGTTAATTGGCAAAAAGGCGATTGACCCGCCGCAGACAGAAGCACAGAGGTCACCATCCTTCGAAACAATCAGCTTCCGGCGTACTGTGTCTGCCCATGAATCATTTTGATACTTCTGTATCAGTGTTTTTATTTGTCCCTTTATTCAGATATGTAGCTCGCTAGTTTTTATGCAGGTTGTGACGAACGATGACAGTTTTTTTTCAACATCCTACAATTTCAATCAGAATATACACCTTGTTCGAGTATCTAGCTATACTCTTCATATTTTTCGTCTTTAAACTCGTTGTCAGTCGTTTAAAATAGAAAACCAGGTTAAACCAAAGCAATCATTTTATaagcatttattttttaatttattcaaagtTAAAATAAAGCTGCATCATTTTAGTTGCAAGATCCTCAATTGTTCCGCGTGTCAGTTCCAATGGTAATATTTAGCAACGCGTTCGTTCGATGAAGGGCAGTGTTGTAATTATTGTCGCGCTGTGGCACGATGATCCAGGAACGTGGTTCCGGCGTCGTATTTCCGGCAGAACACCCACCCATCTTAGGCAGGATGAATTCATCGCGTATCTCTTGTCCTAACGCAGTTTTATCTCGCGGGAAACGGCTGGTCGTTGGCCCACGTTACTCGTCTCAGATATTGATATTGATTCAACTGTCCCTGCTTGTTCTGCTGCCCGACCGTTCTATGGAACGTTCATTTATTTgcttttccatttttcatcCTCGCTAAAAtgattttctgttttctttcatCCGCCACGGTCAAACGTATATTTGTTATTCTTTTATATCGGtgtaaaataaaacgaaataacatgtatttatgtatgtacgtacaagGTGTCCCATACAACTGGGCCCAGTTATAGTTCTAAAATGGGTCGAAAATTTATTAGTTAACCCTCTATTGCATTTCGTTCCCAAttggaaatttaaatttcaaatgttctatAGCAGAGGTGGGCAAATAGCGGCCCGCGGGCCACAAGGTTATTATATGTGATAAAGACTTACAtggagattttttttttatttgattgaTTTTGTACCTGCATATGTATAAAGTTCCCGTACAGGGACAgtcataaaatgtaataaataacattttctaataaaattttattatttatttttaagtagactaacagccatatatattttttttaattcgtcATAAAAATTCGTGCAATAGAGGGTTAAGAAGATATCCTAGGGAGAGACAGGGATATCTgaaacttctttttcttttaatttggtGATCTAATGGAcatgtgtatatatgtatattatttctaATGACGTGTAGGTTGCCGTTGATTAATAACAGGTCTTCATTGCCATTTTTGTGAATGTCGCGACATTAAGTCTGATATTCGAATACTTGTTCGCCGACGCACGAAGACGTATCCCGGTTGTTTGTAGGACGATCGAATAGTGGTAAATAGATACGATGCTCGAAAAATCCTTGCCAGATGCAGATTTTTAAACATGTTTTTAAAGGTTACTAACAGTAGACCTTTACTCTTTATGTATATGCTATTTCTGAAATAGGCAAACCTTATTGACTAAGGTGAAAAgtgaaaacaattaaaattttttaatttcatatctCTGTTAACAAGTATTCGTTTATTTAGAAATTCATAAATTCATCGGTATTGTATGCGACAACAATTGTAGATGGTTTCTACGTGTTCCATAGCGAACGGATTTTGAATATTCCTTTgtacaaaaatatttcttctctaGGTATTTTGTCGAGAATGCAGCATCAGGAACAACGGTGTATTCGTACAATAGCACATGCATTTGGAATACGTGGAGGTAAGAAAGGAGGAAGTAAGTAGGTTTGCTCGCATCCTGCTCCTCGAATTCCTGTGTTTTATCCGCTTCAAAATTCTTTCGGAGTGGCGCTTACGTCATCGAACgtctacatatatgtataaggaTATAATCCCGTTGGGAATGTGAAGAacctataaaaatgaaatataaaattccatGTCACCTTTAAATAACTGAATGTCCATACCTATATATTAGATTTTAAAAATAGACACAGTTTTCTGTTACAAATGAATAATGAGATAATGATAAATAATGGAAACTTACTAAACATATATCTATGTATAATGAAAAGTactattttatttctatgaaCAGCATAGGATGCGTACAGTGCATTATcagtatttaatatattaatattaatgaattaaaagtcttgaaaaataaataattataacgtTATCGTTTTACCGTTAAACGTGCGACAATTTTAGGAGGTTATAAGTTTCTCCACGCGCATGCGCACACTGCCTGATAGCGCAAGTTCTGAAGTTCGTGCGAAAGTTTAGAGTTTGAAAAGATACTTAAACATTAGTAAACATTAAGTTGTTTCTTTCGCATAGATGACTGATATTTGAATGATCGAAACGATGTTTTTATTCAAGTTTAAACGTGATTGTAGTGAAAAGAATAATAAGATAGCTTACGATACACTGGGGTATGGTTTCCCGCTAAAAGGAGAGGGCGAACGCGAAAGCAAACGCGAAGGCGAAGGGTGGGGGTATATGGTGGGTCCTCAAAGGAAAGCAGCGTCAGTCGCGCGGCATGCGGCGCACCGTACGCGTGGGTTTATTTTGTGTCGTCTTTAACACGGTGCACAAGAACGCTGTCTTCCGTTTCCTTCGCAACTGTCGCACAGCTGATCGACACCGGTGATCAAGATCTGTGCAAATTCGGTAAGAACCGTATATTATTCCCTCACTGTTTCAAAGTATTATATTTAACCGTTGGAAGCGTGATTCGATTGTGCGAGACGAGGCATGCCCTTTTACATCTTTGTACGCGTTTCGGTGACGACGATTCGTGTCATTCCGGATCCTGTGTCTTTAAGTTTCGAAAACGGATTACCGTGAATGTTTTCTCTCTCGTTCGATCATGCGTGGTTGTGAGAAAGTACTATAGTGTGTTCACGTGCACCCACTGAAACCGTACAAGAGACCTCGAAGCGGCTGAGAAATTGTTACTCGGATAAATTAACTTCTTTGAGTTGCGAAAGGTTTCTTGTTTTAATGGGATAGAAGGTGTTCGTCGTCCGTGTGCTTCTTAACGTTTCAACACGGTACAATCATTCGTCTTTGCTCGCTCTTTGTATTCTCTTTGTGACGCACGTGCTTCCATTTCATCGCGTCGGAGTCCAGTTTGTTCGGGAGTAAAAAAGTTACTGGACTTGCCGCCATTGACGGTCACTCATTCcttgtttgaaattttgaaaactttcAACATCTCTGTGCTTAGGCTATTAGATATTAACCAGATTAACGCTTCAAAGTTGAATTTTGCATTCTATAAGCAAATTATAGATAACTTTGTTATTATTCAACATTATTGGTATGTCGAGCAGCCATTTCCGTTTGCCTCGCGCTATAT from Osmia lignaria lignaria isolate PbOS001 chromosome 15, iyOsmLign1, whole genome shotgun sequence includes the following:
- the LOC117608292 gene encoding beta-glucuronidase isoform X2; this translates as MHREMWCLSFLLIGAAMAGESGPEITYPETPIEYSPLPHEEDLPPPSPLPGMLYPRESESREVKSLDGMWDFVISPSEDSLKGYKESWFSDDLSKVGKVMQMPVPSSYNDITTSRELRDHLGAVWYQRTFFTPSSWREQRVFVRFGSVNYLAQVWINGGLVTGHEIGHLPFEADISSYLIYGGKNRITVAVDNSLLQTSVPQGKIVETAVDNGTVHLQSYTFDFFNYAGIHRPVLLHTKPRVYVEDISVRTGLIGDVGIVKYIIQPAGLHEHEIPICRVSLLDAEEIVAVKEPVYGFSGTLKVPSAKLWWPRGMSTDPGYMYTLEVTLSMLNDSGVDVYRMPVGIRTLTWTNTSLLLNDKPLYMRGFGRHEDSIIRGRGLDLVTVARDHELLQWVGANAYRTSHYPYSDEVLDVADRLGFLIIDECPSVDTENFTPILLSRHKDSLSELIRRDKNRPSVIMWSIANEPRTQLSEAGEYFKQVAHHTKALDPTRPVTIAMARSVQEDKAGEYLDVISFNRYNAWYNNPGRLDTITNRVIGEAEAWNKKYNKPVLMSEYGADTMSGLHELPEYVWSEEYQKEVFSRHFEAFDQLRNKGFFIGEFIWNFADFRTAQTFIRVGGNKKGIFTRERQPKMAAFHVRKRYHSLQKELDGTDIPTDLENYISFHY